In Vigna unguiculata cultivar IT97K-499-35 chromosome 3, ASM411807v1, whole genome shotgun sequence, a single genomic region encodes these proteins:
- the LOC114176229 gene encoding probable glutathione S-transferase, with translation MGSGSSEEVRVLGKWASPFSNRVDLALKLKGVSYKYSEEDLRNKSQDLLRYNPVHKKVPILIHNGNPLAESLVIVEYIDQTWTNNPLLPQDPYERALAHFWAKTLDDKILPAIWNACWSDEKGREKAVEEAMEALEILQEALKEKRFFGGQSIGLVDIVANFVGYWVAILQEIAGLELLTHENFPKLYKWSQEFVNHPVIKEGLPPRDELFAFFKASAKK, from the exons ATGGGTTCAGGGAGCTCAGAAGAAGTGAGGGTATTGGGAAAGTGGGCCAGCCCATTTAGCAACAGGGTAGACCTTGCTCTCAAGCTCAAGGGAGTTTCCTACAAATACTCCGAAGAAGATCTTCGCAACAAGAGCCAGGACCTTCTCAGGTACAACCCTGTCCACAAGAAGGTTCCTATTCTCATCCACAATGGGAACCCTTTAGCCGAATCACTTGTTATTGTTGAATACATAGACCAAACTTGGACAAACAACCCTCTCTTGCCTCAAGACCCTTATGAGAGAGCCTTGGCACATTTCTGGGCCAAGACCTTAGATGACAAG aTTTTGCCTGCAATATGGAATGCGTGCTGGAGTGATGAGAAGGGGCGAGAGAAGGCGGTGGAGGAAGCCATGGAAGCTTTGGAGATCCTGCAGGAAGCTCTGAAGGAGAAGAGGTTCTTTGGAGGACAGAGCATAGGATTGGTAGATATTGTTGCTAATTTCGTTGGATATTGGGTTGCTATATTGCAAGAAATTGCAGGCTTGGAATTGCTTACACATGAGAATTTTCCCAAGTTATATAAATGGAGTCAAGAGTTTGTGAATCATCCTGTCATCAAAGAGGGTCTTCCTCCTAGAGATGAATTGTTTGCTTTCTTCAAAGCTTCTGCAAAGAAATAG